The following DNA comes from Anopheles coustani chromosome 2, idAnoCousDA_361_x.2, whole genome shotgun sequence.
CTTCAATGGTGGAAACGCCGGCTTAACGAAGGCGTTTCATTTTCTCGATTGATAGAATAAAACCTTTGAGATCCCTGACTTTCTCTACAGTTGATTCAAATGTTATGCAGTAAACACGTGGTTTTTACAATCGTATCAACATGATCCGGATTGACTTGCAGCTCAGTTTTCAAACATCTCCATTTGCTAACCAAATTCCAAAGGCTCATTCAACTGTTCGTCTAGTCTTActcaaaaaacaattatacactccttcatcatcatcgtctccTGTTGAGTACGGTCTCAATAGGTATGGTTTTAATGGGTATCCCTGATCTCCTAGAGGTACATAAGGTAGCTCTAAACCATCTATTACTCTGGCTGGAGGGAACTTCAAAATGTTAAGTTGAATATTTCGGAACGTGTTACTTTCTACAAAAACTCCACTATCAGCTCTTCGACCATAATCTATATATATTGTCAGACACTTTCCTTTCTGATCTGCTACCGCTTGCAAATGAATAGAATTATAGTTTTTATAATTGTAGAATAACGATCCGGATGAATTAGGGCACTAAATACGCACATGTTTCCCATCGATGTAGCTGCATACGTTGGGAAATCCGGTTAGTGTTTCGGACTCCTCCGCTGTCTGTTGAAAAAGTTGCAGCAGCAGGAAATGGCATGTCATGCCTCAGAGTGGTCCATATTGCTTCACATACTTTATATAGAATTTGtccaacattttgttttgatatgcGGAACAAAAACGCTAAAGCTCTATAGGATAATGTGGTTGAAAGGAAtctgaaagaaaatatttctattacaccgttttcgagcccaCCGAAACATCTGTCACTGTCTTCTAAATAACCGCCAAccgtaagtaaacatttgacgttCATCTGCATTCGTGAGACCGTACTAAATATATACCAAACGTTACTAAACATTTGCCATCTTCAACCAGCTAAGTTTATAAATGCAGGGTTGATTACGATTGGCCCATTACGTTACAAGAAGTTCTCTGGCGGTTTAGTATGCACATTcttctaattttattttcttcttttctcagAATTCTATTAATATTCAAAAGCTATCGATACAATTAAAGTAAAACGAAAGTAAATATAATTCaaacaattgttttattcAACAAGTAAATCCTAAGGAGAGGCTTGGCCCTTAAATTCGTTCAATTCTGGCGTACTTGCGGGAAGTGCTGAAAATGTAATAGCATAATCTTTACGAACTTCTAAAGTAGCTCCTGTGTTTCTTCTCTCAGGGTACTAATACATCCTTTTCAGAGAGTAATTGAATTCCCCTATGCattttttctaatattttgtGTGATATCTTTTGTAAAGATATAGAACAGTCCTCATCAATCCAATTTTGTATCTGTTCCTGTATCTGTGgcgaaattttcttttccattactgttacaaatggtttgtagAAACCCTGGCACACTCAGTACAAATGGCACACTCAGTGTGAGACCAAGCTAAGCTTGGTCCGGCGCGAGTTCGAAATCGAGAAACGACGATTTCGGATCGAGCGTCGCGAGCTTGAGCTCGAAATGGAGCGCCGGGAGCTGCGGTTGGCGGAACGACTGTTGGCAATGGAAAGGGGCGAGTCGTCCAGAACGGATGGCCAAAGGTGGCCAGCGCCGTGGCGCAGCGCTGAGCCAAACGAAGGTGTTACTGGGTGCGTCGACCGAGGGGCATCTAGCGCGATGGCGTCAACCCCTGGTCatagctttgcgcaaccgcatgcggttgcgttttgaCGCTGCGGCATGCGTAAGCTGGTCACAGCTCGACGCAGGGTCGTGCGGTTGTCAAATACGTTGGGAGCttgaaacgtaaacaaacttcttttcaaaataaacaaacattaaagatTGTCGTAACAAATATTTAGTATcaatttttattcgaaatgGGTGACGACGAACTTCACGGTTTAATGCTTGCTGGCACAAGTCTGGCATTACGATATTTACTTTTAACCCAGCGACAGGGTGTAAATCCATTGTGGGAAATAAGAGATAGTGAGGGAGAATTTCGCTTGCTGTTCGAGCGGCTATTGCAGCAAGATGACAAATTTTTTCAATACACGCGATTGCCGCAACGCACGTTTTACTACATCTTGAGTAAAATCAAGaacaaaattacaaaacatCCTACTCGACGGCCGTACATCAGCGCAGAACAACGACTATTTTTAACATTAAGGTATGAATGTTTATCTCATGTTTCCTTGtgttttctcaagtgtgccttcgttacttacttacttatgtggcgctacaaccgctgagcggtcttggtctgacgaagctccatccgaaaccgttcacggtcgctcgccacgctggtcccattccgtatcccggctttattggcggcttcatctacgccatccttccacctcaatttaggTGGCACCTAccgatttcgccaatttttcttagcaaaatgTTAGGAGTCGAACACTatttgtgcagaacgcttttgtttcgaaaatagtttcgatgcactatctagtaggtttgaatttaaacaatcaaacacccgaagaatcaactgtgtggcgtcatccgttttccaaaaatttagaaatcgtgcttatactttcggaGACACCCTTTATCTATCATTTTGAGGACAAGGTTAGAGGGTCTAGAATAAGAGTCAAATCGAAAAATCTATTGGTAATTATGTAATAGTATATTTCAATCAAACGCACGTTAACAGAAAAAGTAATTAATATTAAAGTTAATTGTTGCTAgttttttctactgcttctgcaattaatttcattatatCTATTCTAAGTTTAAGTTGTTCACACATCGGTAGTGTTTCTATCGGCTCTACGCAGCTCATCAAAAATTTTTCCGTGCTAGATTTCTTTTTGAATAATCTCTTCATCAATTccgtcttttccttttccgtttcAAGCAAATTCTCTAACAAcgcgttgtttttcttttttttctgcggtACTTCAAAAGACAATTCGTGGGCTTCATCCAAAAACTCTACGTTTTCAAATTCCGCTTCCCCTCCTTCATCTATGCACGGCGTTTCCAAATGTTCTGAAATGGATGCATATGTTGTTTGTTAGAATATATTGTAACAAgcattataaattttattttatcataccTTGCGTAGCTTGCAAATTACCAACTCTTTTCCTCGACGACACTGTGTCTTTCATAAAAGACATTTGGTCCAGATATGGCCAGGGTTGACTAGTTTCTGCTGCACCTGACCCAGTTggctcgttttgtttttttttgttttttggtgtaGGTGTCCCTCATATACCTCCATCTATTCCTTGCTGCTtcgtgtaaaaaaataaacagtagagttaaaaaaatatctaatattaaattttattttctatcatATTAGGTTTTTGTCAACCGGAATAAGCTACCGCGCGTTGGCATTCACGTTTAGAATGCCCCACAATACGGTTTCGAAAATAATTTACGAAACGTGCGATGCCATATGGGACACACTACATGAAGGATTTATGCCGTTCCCAACAACCGCAGCACTCAAGCAGGTCTCACAAATGTTCTACGAACGATTTGGTTTTCCTAATTGTGTTGGCGCCATCGATGGAAAACACATCAGGATAAAATGTCCTAACAATAGCGGGTCTAATTTTTTCAACtataaaaaatttttttcgatACATTTACAAGCTGTGGCTGATGCCGACAgacggtttatttttgtagATGTTGGAGATTATGGCAGACGAAGTGATGCACGAGTTTTCAATAGTTCAATATTATATAGACTATTAGAAACTAATAGGCTAAATGTTCCTTCACCAACACCACCCCTAGGCACAGATGAGGAGTTGCCCTTTGTACTGATTGGGGACCAGGGCTATccattaaaaaagtatttattGCGCCCCTACGCTGGCAATAATCTAGATCCtcaaaaagaatttttcaATGAGAAGCTTAGTAGCTCAAGAAATGTAGTAGAGTGTGCATTTGGGCTCCTTGTAGCTAaatggagatgcttgaaaactgAAATACAGCTGGACCCAGACAATGTTGATAAAGTGGTCAGAACAGTTTGTTTATTACATAATATTTGTATAAATGAAGCAATACCAGCGGATCATTCTCCAACATTACCAAGCTCAACCACTAATGTAGGGAGAACGTACAATCACCCATCGCGTGAAGCTTGTAGAGTACGAGATAGTTTTAAAGACTACTTTTATGTAAATAGAATTGTTATAGACTAATGATATAAGTTATAGGTAAGTTTAAGAAATATTATTAGAAATAGATTAGGTACAGGTATATGTAAGTTTAGTAAAGATAGGTTGTATAGATCTATGGTAGGTTAATTTGTTATAAATAACCAGTAGCTTAGTTTTGAAATAGTTAGTTTTATCAAGGGATTCGGGTTaggttaacacgttaagcgctacgtcgggcccgtggggccgacagtgttatttcccgtaagccggcgtcggtctgctcggaCCCGTTaggtaggccggcgtttctacgaatcgctggcagaacggaaagtaGTGCAATTGGcgcatagcgcttaacgtgttaacaagtatggtgaagcTCAATATATGCAAGACCAAATCATAGATCACATTCGGTGTGTCTTATCTCCCTCCCTGTGTGCTTGACCTGAAACATACCGAAGCATGGCATAGAGAATTATGCTATgctgaaatttaaatatttaccacTTGTTCCTAGTATATCACTAATCGCACGCCATGCTGCTACTTTGGCTTTCAAACTTTTATAATTTACATCAGCTGGGCACCACAAACATTTATGTGTTTGAACCAAGCTAATAAGCAATTCGTCGTCCATCATTGTCGCTTTCTGTCGTTCTACTACAAGGTTCTACTCGAATGTACATGCTACGCAACAAACATACATTGGTTTCATTTCTTCGAAATTCattcttttatttccattcgtTGCTACTTTCCCATCCATCGCTTCCCGCCCGAATTGACACATTCGATTGACAGATGCAATTGACAAACGCAAtagtctgcggcaagaatcaaactcgtttgattttttagtacagaaaccgtctgcggtgacagcccatgacagctcctatctctcccatgggaaaaaacgcaaccgcatgcggttgcggaaagctgtgaccaggggttcaccaatgaaacatttttgagAGTTTTCGGTCAATTTTTAAAGGGCTCCGCCTCTGATAATGGGGGCGACCGCGCAAGCAATACTGAGCCGTGATTTAGATGTCTTCTATCGCTTTCGCGCCTATGGGGTCCGTACTCCGGCTGAGTCTCGGGAGCATGGATCATATGGAATCGATGGAACGAGAGAATCGGTAGAAGAGAATCGAGCGATCGTCCCACCGACGTACagcgaaaagcaaaacatcgaGAATGTTCTCCCGTGTACTTGGTGTTTACGTCGTACCCGCCATACTGGGCAGTAGCATACATACATACCATACCACACATTGTGCTGCCTTTCACGCAGCGGTTCGAAAGCTCAAAAAATGATAGACATTTTTTCCACAGTTTATTGGTATTGAACGCTTATGATTATTCCCCTTCACACAAGAATATTTATGACattgtaaaactttttttgtctttttttatctttgacttttgtaaaaacattgaaaatttttaattggTTTGAATAATACAAATCAACGATTGTGAACCACTGGTAACATGGTCAGGCAGTTCCACACATCCAAAAGCGATAGAAAGATGGTTCTTTCGATAAAATTGTTTCGCATGAGGATTTTttggattttaaattatttgtttacagCACATGAAGttacaaattaataaaaagaagcaaacacagcaaatagaaaaaaagcaaattctAGAATTTTTATGTTCTAGCTCTGTTTTCATCGTCGAGGATCCCTTGTACGGGAAAGTGGTTAAGGAACGAATGTTGTATTATAATTTACTCTACAACTTTGTCGAAGACgtcaagtcgctatctcttatcgttTGGCCAGAAACGCCGAAAAACTGTTTCCATGAGTCACGACCAAGTCTTTGACATCAGCATGTCATCAGACGAAGCCAATTCcatttctaaaataaaaaaaatcgtcaAAAAAATCTGATTTTggcttcagaaaaaaaaaatatgcgtGACCAACATGCGTTAAAAATCAACGATACTTATTGCGTACGAACGTGTCTGTTTTTCGAAGAAAGAATAGACTTACGCGTATGACGTGCAGACCGTAATTCTTGACGAACACAAGACCGCATCAAAACCCCTGACAGAACCTGCCACCCGATCCAGCCAAACCATGAATGGGAATTACGTGCATGCAAATCCCCATCAGACGAGCAACATGCATCCGCCTCACAGGAGCGTCACGGAACGACTGACGAAAAGACAAGAACCACCAAATACGACACCGGCACACATGTGGTGTGAGGTGAGACAAACATAGCCATCGGTGAAAGCGAAAAGTACAGTGAGCAGCTCGCACACACGGCCCCGagctcttttttttcgtctcttTTGGTCTGGAGCGTGGGGCCCGGAGAGTTGAGTGGTGTAGCTCGGAGGCCGAGTTTCGCTGAATTTGGTACCAAATAGGGTTCCGAATTTCGGCCCCATATGTCACTCAATTTTATATGGCCGAATGTTTCATGGGCAGCTGATCGTACCGTGAGTGTTGACCACAGCGGGAATAGCGCGATGGAGTCGGTTGATCGCCCAGCTGAGTGCAACGACCGGGAGGAGCGCGGCGCGATGGCGGATGTGCACCAGCAAGACGGAGGAGGCCTTGCAATGATTTGGCGTTTGACGACGCCGACCGCATCCCGGCACCACACAGACGGCATGCAAATCACACCACTCACAAAACACGGATGCGCGGATGTTCATCAATGTCTTCCACACGGCGATATAAACGACACGGGCACACGGACACGCGAACACATTGACACACAAGTCGCACCACTCACGAAACCTTAACACACCCACACGGCAACGAACGATGGCGTGTTGCTCCGCTACGTCCCGGTCACAATTCACGGCGAACTGTCGAAACTTTCGCGTTTTTTGATGATGAATCATCATCGACGTTTATCGACCACGAATTGGTTGAGTTGCTGGGGTTGAAGAGAAAACCAACTCCGTTGTGTCTGAGTTGGACCggtgcacgatggagcgaagccgggataaaaatcaaaaattcatttttgaatttcagaaaaatgaaatatgttttcttaaactacaagatgaaactaagaaatgacccaaaaactagagcctctgttcttccaggttctgagaaacagcccgtcaaagtcaagatttgtgaaaatattgcatgaaaaattgaaaaaaaaatccatcagctttgaaggtctgtaactcctataataatggtcggaatcgagtttcaagcacagttttggaaaggtatattatcatgctttaaaattgttgacagtttaagtaaattgaaattgaatgtcacaaaatattaagtattgtttcgcaaaactcctggaaaatatttcaattttctgtttttaaccttacgccatcactaaggattgtgaaagattgtaatatgatgcaatcccacttatagtctagaatgttttgtaacaattaaATGTAACCATTAAATTCCacgagttttgcgaaacaatgcttaatattttgtgacattcaatttcaatttacttaaactgtcaacaattttaaagcgtgataatataccttcccaaaactgtgcttgaaatttgattccggccattattataggagttacaaaccttcaaagttgagggttttttttcaatttttcacgaaatattttcacaaatctggactttgacgggctgtttcacagaacctggaagaacagagactctagtttttgggtcatttcttagtttcatcttgtagtttaagaaaacatatctcatttttctgaaattcaaaaatgaatttttgatttttatcccggcttcggtCCATCGTGCATTGGTCGCATTgcggaccaccaagtcccctCCGTCGATGATACCACGGCGGACCAGCGTGTCGCCTACAACGGCACCACGGCAGACTACGGGGTCCCCTGTGCCATTACCAATAGGTACCTTGTGGACCCGATTGTCCCCTCCGCCATTGAACGTGCTGCAGACAAGCGTGCCTCCTGGGTCGTTGGGTAAACTGGGGATTAGTGGATCCCCACGGCCGGAGCCTTCTCCGCGGACTAGTTCATCCCTACGGCCGCAAGCTGCTCTGCACACAATAGACgcggatttttttaaaaagtttgacCAAAAGTTAAAACTAATTATGGAAACGAACTTGAAAATTGATCTACTCTGCAAGATGTTTAATAGAATAAGAGCCCTCAATGCAAAACTTTATGCAAAACTCGAAATttcaaagtgggcactttttcttgtcactgtttttttagatactttttttttattatttttttcccaaaataaaaatatgtttgttttcgcttactcattagtggatcttatatcaaatatgtaaatcaatatacgaaaaatacttgcagaatatttagttgaattgagaaaaaaatattgagcgaaaatcaacaaaattcgaagtgggcactttttcctgccggtcacagTAGCTTCCGATTCTTGACCTGTCCTAGCTGCTACTAGCTTACATTTAATTTCACTTAATTTTATGGGCACAACTGATGTTGTAAGATTGTCCATGCTCGCATTGTATGTGTGGACAAAATTTGCAGTACAAGGATAGCTAAATGCTGGTATGTGATTCGGCAAAATATGGCCCTCAATTTCGATTTAGTTAGAATCATCTTTAGCAGAACTGTACTGCATTATAATATCATCTTTGGTTAAAAACCATCCATCTTTGTTCCCTTTTCTTAATAAAGAGCCATACCTCACCACTCCTTAATTTTAACTTAGGATAGGATTCTTCCTAACTATAACTTAACTTATACTTATAACTTAGGATAGGAAGGGTCATACGTGTAgtaggccacaaaaaaaatcatatctcctatcctgatgaatatttttacatgaaatttgctgaagaagtcaaaaacacatatttcaacaattaaaaaataacaatccgccAATACCTTGGACGCGCACAGTTTGCGtaccaaagtcaccttacgtattggacacagtagtataCTACCAAATTGATTAACGACTGTATTAAGTAACGTGTCCGCGTATGCCCAATATTGGCTATAATATTTAGTTGACAGCATAGTGATCGCACAATAAAGTAATTTGAAGTGGTGAAACGCGTCTTCGTTTAACAATCCTGCCAGTATAGCTAGGCTTGCATAGTGAAAATTGCACGATACTCCGTACCTTTTCAATAGTGCAGGTAATGCAAAGGCCGCAGAGTTTGATTGGTAATTTCTGACGGAAATTCAATATGCTTAATTAATTGGTTGAACTTATTGGATTGCTTCGATGTCCACTTTTTAAAAGGTTCCAAACCACCATGTGCTCAGCCTTTCAACAATTTCCTCATCACTCCTGGATCTACCAAATGTAACCTATCTCCTAATATAACATTTTCTataatattgattttttttatatctagTAGTGGGGATGGTAACTACAAGCGCTCAACATATGATCCATTTCTAAACTCCACAACAGTGCGTTTTGCTGCTTCggtgttttcaaaaataacttttcGACCATCTTTAACGTGTTCTCCtacacatttgcatttcaTGCAGCCGTGGATTGCATTGAAGTAGGCGACACCTGATGAATGTataaaagaatgttttttaaaataagacCTATTTTAAAAGtaacaatttggttttttgtaTACCTTTTATAAAAGCTCTGGCTGGTGAGTCTGCTGCAATAAGCCGGAGATGTACATGATACACTTTCTCTCCCATTTGGAAGCCAGATTCCATAAGTGCATTTAGCTCTGTCACCATTGGCCGCAAACAATCCTCGCAATTATTTGGCTTGCTGCTTCCACAAAAAATACCTATTACTATAATTTGTGCTCCAGAAACGTTATGCAGTTGCATTAAAATGGGCCAAAGTTGGGTTGGACCATTATTACAAATGGGAAACCCATCCATTGAGAGATTGATCTCAAAACGATCAACGATGGGCTTCGTGttactaaaaataaatgacatGGAAATTATTTGGCATTACTTCATTGAGGAAGCGAATAAACAAATAGTTTACACTTTCCAGAAATAGTTTTGCAGCGCGGTTTCAATCCCCTGATACCAAAGCTGACCACCAGCAACAGTCGCTATTAGCCTTCCAACACGTGTGGACGTTTTCAAAAATGTCCTGGCATCTTTCGGCACGTAATAATCCGTGGTGTTGCGAACTAGCAACAACAAATCGCTTACATGCACCAATGCAATTTTTAATGCCAGCGCCCAACGCCGCAGGCCCTCGGGGAATGTAATAGCTTCAGGCTCATCGGTTGGTACATTATCATTAGGCAAATCGTCGGAATAGTCGTCATCGTCTTCAAGAATATATGAAGTATCCTCACAAACGACAACCTCGTTGTCAACCATCGCACCCTCAGCAGACGGAGCGACGACTAAACAATTAATAATGAACAATATACCACCATCTAATCACAGCACTTAACAATATTACATACCATTCAACAGCAAACCATCACTACTCGTTCCCGCTTGTTGTTCGCGCTGCCGATCTGCCTCCAGCATACGCTTTTTAGCCGCACTTAATTTCGCAAACTTTCCACTTCCTTTCAACTCTTTTAAACAGAAAGACATTTTGCTAAACtacactttcactttcacaacgtgttaaaaatcAGCCAAACGCTTTCAAGTACGTCTTTCTA
Coding sequences within:
- the LOC131264553 gene encoding uncharacterized protein LOC131264553; translated protein: MPHNTVSKIIYETCDAIWDTLHEGFMPFPTTAALKQVSQMFYERFGFPNCVGAIDGKHIRIKCPNNSGSNFFNYKKFFSIHLQAVADADRRFIFVDVGDYGRRSTDEELPFVLIGDQGYPLKKYLLRPYAGNNLDPQKEFFNEKLSSSRNVVECAFGLLVAKWRCLKTEIQLDPDNVDKVPWIALK